TTACAGCTCTACCTGTACCAATAACTTATGACATGTACAATTTATCGAAAATTATTCGCTAGTCTATCTTCATTTTTAGTCATAGCTACACCTGCTAGGTTGCCAACAAGAGCACATACGTGAGCATAATATCTCTGTAACGTTACTCGAAACGACCAACCAACGGAAATTTTACTTTTCTGCGATTTTTCAAGTTAACAGAAAAAATATTGATCTACCTCAAGATAATGAAAAGTAGTTACTGTCTAAAAAACAAACAGCAAACTAAGATATTAGTATTCCTTAAATATTTATACCTAGGAGGGAATATGAAATATTCAACATTATCTATATTTGCATTCGTTGCAGTTGGTTTATTCAGCTGTGATTTAGGACCTGAATCGCCTAAGGGCTTTAGTTTACCTGAAGGCAATAGTGAAGAAGGCAAGGTTGTCTTTGTAAAATACCAATGTTTAGCATGTCATAGTATAGATGGATTAGAGCCGTTATCTGAGCAAAATGATAACCCCGAATTCTCGGTGTACCTTGGTGGTACAACAACAAAAGTGAAAACTTACGCTGATTTACTTACCTCAGTTATAAATCCATCTCATAAGTTTGCAAGAGGCTATAAACTCAATAGTATTCAAACTGATGGAGTTTCTAAAATGACAGTTTATAACGATGTGATGACAGTCACTGAATTAGTAAACTTAGTGACTTTTTTACAGTCTAATTATGAATTAACTCCTTTTAGAAGAAGTGATTATCCGTATTATGGCTATAACGAGGGGGTTAAATAAATCATATTCACAACTAATTATAAGGAGAATTAAAATGAGTAAATTATTATATCTCGTTGCCGTTGATGGAGGTGAGTGGGGAGAACGTGCAGCTGATCGAGCTATTCATTTAGCGGAAAAAACTCATGCTAAAGTAAAGTTAGTTACTGTGATAGATTGGCCATATATACACCCTATGATCATCGAAGGTGCTGCTGCTCCTTTATTAGATAAAGAAGCAGAAGAAATGACCGTTAAAGCTAAAGTAATCACGCCATTGGTTGAAAAATATAACACTTTATCGCTGAATATTACCACTGAATTACTTTGGGGAGATCCTGCAGTTATATTGAAAGAACAAGTTGAGGTTACAAATGCCGATATGATATTTGTTGGTCGCCAGGGAAGATCTTCTGTTGTTGATACCTTATTTGGTAGTGTCGCGAATAAACTTGCTCATAGTGTCAGCGTACCTATTGTATTGGTTCCATGATTTAATTTCCTGTTGTTAATTTCGATCATAGAGAACCGGTTATCTAACAATTAGTGAGGATTATTGATGAATATTACATTCTTGGGTGGTACTGGAACAGTCACAGGTTCAAAATATTTTGTAGAAACAAGTACCACCAAAATTTTGGTTGATTGCGGATTATATCAAGGTTATAAATGGCTCCGAGCTCGCAACCGAGAGCCATTACCCCTAGATTTAAAAAGCTTAGACGCCATAGTACTTACCCATGCACATCTAGATCATTCAGGATTCATTCCCGCTCTTTATAAACAAGGCTTCCGTGGCCATGTTTATGCTCATCAAGCTACGATTAGTTTATGTTCTATTTTGCTACCCGATAGTGGTCATATCCAAGAAGACGATGCAAAATTTTATGGGAAACACAAAATAAGTAGACATGAAAATCCGGAACCTTTATATGACAAAGCAACAGCTGAGGCATGTCTATCCTTGTTTAAAGCAGTGGATTTTAATGAAGAATTTAAAATTGGCGATATAGAAATAGAACTGCAAAGTGCTGGGCACATATTAGGAGCCGCGAGTGTGATCCTAAAAGCTGATGGGAAACGTGTGGGATTTTCAGGTGATGTTGGCCGTCCCGATGATATTATAATGTATCCACCGAAACCACTTCCTCCAGTAGATTTGTTACTACTTGAATCAACTTATGGTAATCGACTACATGATAAAGAAGATGCTTTTGAACAGCTTGCTGAAATTGTAAATTCAACAGCTAAAAAAGGAGGCGCACTTCTAATACCGAGTTTTGCCGTAGGTAGAACCGAAGCAGTGCAACATATGCTGGCTTCGTTGATGAAAAAAGAACTTATTCCTAAGTTACCTGTTTATCTTGATAGTCCCATGGCGATCAATGTTTTCAATATTTATTGTGAACATTTTGATTTGAATCGGCTGAGCAACGAAGAATGCCTTGAAATGTGCAATGTTGCAACGTTCACTAGAACAGTAGATGAATCAAAAGCATTATCTGAATTGATTATGCCTCATATTATTATAGCAGGCAGCGGCATGGCGACTGGTGGACGAATTTTGCATCATCTAAAACGCTTATTAGGTGATTATCGTACCACTGTATTATTCACAGGTTACCTTTCTGGTGGTACCCGAGGAGCCAAAATGTTGGCTGGAAAGGATAATGTAAAAATACATGGAAAGTGGTTGCCAGTTAAAGCAAGAGTTGAAGTATTAAATGGATTATCGGGACATGGTGATTATGAAGATATAACCCAGTGGTTACAGATTTCAAAATTACATCCTAAAACTAAAGTTCTATTAGTCCACGGTGAGCCCGAGGCTAGTGAGTCGATGCGTGATCATTTAATGCAACATACTCAGTTCGATGTTGATGTAGCCAAATATCATGAAATATTAAGGTTATAAAATGGCATAGAAGCAGGGTGGCTAAGTATGAAGTTTCACTTCGTTTTGTAGCAAAACACAATTTACCTGTGACTGCAGACAACATTGTAGCCAAATGACATCACGCGAAGAATCAGAGTACTTTATTAATTACTGTCCGAACACAAAAATGGATGGTGATAGCGATGGTATTCCTTGTGAAAAATATTCAGGTATTTAGTCTTTTCAATAAACTCAGTCCTAAACGTTACATCAAAGTATTTCACTCCCTCTTTGTAAAAAAAATCAGGTTAAAGCACCATCAGCCAGATCACCGCTGTAACTAGCGCAATTCAATTTCGCTCAACTGAATTAAGACCAGTCTGAGCAATTTCTTATTGTTTTTAATTAAAAATAACGATAGCAGCTTACCCTATGGTCCCACCGTACAGGCATCAATTTAACAGGCGCTAAATTAGTGCATCGGCTGGATATTACGCACTATATACTCCCAGTTTCATTATTAAATAATAACAAACAAAAAAATACTCATTATAAAACAGTAGGTTAAATTATGGCGTGATAATTGTAATACTGTTAGTCGTGGGGTAGTGAGCGCGGTAAGAACATGCTGTTTAATGCGTTAATAAGACCACTTGAACTGATTAGCCTGACCTTCTGGCACTGAAATTATCAAATAAAAATTAGTGTCATAATATCGTCACAGACCATTGTTAAGTTATACAAAGGTTGTAAGAAAGACGCACTGGAATTGTATTTAAAACACAGGAAACGTGCTTGGGTTTGGAGAAAAGTAGTAGCAAGCCTGGAAGAAAGTGATATTAGAAGTTGTCGGGTGTACTGTAAATTAACGTTTAGATAAACCATCGGGGCTAATTGCTATGTCGGCAATTAATTTAAGCGCTGATAATGAGAATAATATATTACTTTAAGAAGCTATGGAGGCTCGTTATGGAAAATATGAAGATTGCTTTAGTTACTGGTGCTATCGGTGGAATTGGCACGGAGATATGTCGTCAGTTGGTAAAAGATGGTTATAAAGTATTGGCTACTCATCGGCCGGGCAAAGAAGACGTCGCAAAGCAATGGCTTGAAGATGAATCATTTGACTCAATTAAGCTAAATCTGTTGTCCCTAGATGTTACAGATTCAATAAGTTGCGGTGAGACATTAAAGCAAGTAATGCAGGACTATGGCACTATCGATGTCTTGGTTAACAATGCCGGCATTACTCGAGATTCTGCTTTTAAACGCATGACTTTTGATAAATGGAACGATGTTATCAACACCAATCTTAACAGCCTGTTCAATGTTACCCAGCCTGTCTTTAACCCGATGTGTGAGAAAGGAAGCGGGCGCATTATCAATATCTCCTCTATCAATGGCCTGAAGGGCCAATTTGGCCAGGCAAACTATGCCGCAGCTAAAGCTGGAATGATCGGTTTTTCAAAATCATTGGCGCTAGAGTCTGCCCGTAGTGGCGTGACAGTCAACGTGATTGCCCCAGGTTATACGGCCACGCCAATGGTTAATGTACTTAAAGATGAAATTCTCGATTCTATTAAGGCGCAAATTCCACTGCGCCGTCTGGCTACGCCGCAAGAAATTGCCAAGGCAGTCAGCTACCTGGCCAGCGATGATGCGGCTTATATCACAGGCGAAAC
The DNA window shown above is from Colwellia psychrerythraea 34H and carries:
- a CDS encoding universal stress protein, which gives rise to MSKLLYLVAVDGGEWGERAADRAIHLAEKTHAKVKLVTVIDWPYIHPMIIEGAAAPLLDKEAEEMTVKAKVITPLVEKYNTLSLNITTELLWGDPAVILKEQVEVTNADMIFVGRQGRSSVVDTLFGSVANKLAHSVSVPIVLVP
- a CDS encoding MBL fold metallo-hydrolase RNA specificity domain-containing protein, yielding MNITFLGGTGTVTGSKYFVETSTTKILVDCGLYQGYKWLRARNREPLPLDLKSLDAIVLTHAHLDHSGFIPALYKQGFRGHVYAHQATISLCSILLPDSGHIQEDDAKFYGKHKISRHENPEPLYDKATAEACLSLFKAVDFNEEFKIGDIEIELQSAGHILGAASVILKADGKRVGFSGDVGRPDDIIMYPPKPLPPVDLLLLESTYGNRLHDKEDAFEQLAEIVNSTAKKGGALLIPSFAVGRTEAVQHMLASLMKKELIPKLPVYLDSPMAINVFNIYCEHFDLNRLSNEECLEMCNVATFTRTVDESKALSELIMPHIIIAGSGMATGGRILHHLKRLLGDYRTTVLFTGYLSGGTRGAKMLAGKDNVKIHGKWLPVKARVEVLNGLSGHGDYEDITQWLQISKLHPKTKVLLVHGEPEASESMRDHLMQHTQFDVDVAKYHEILRL
- a CDS encoding SDR family oxidoreductase — encoded protein: MENMKIALVTGAIGGIGTEICRQLVKDGYKVLATHRPGKEDVAKQWLEDESFDSIKLNLLSLDVTDSISCGETLKQVMQDYGTIDVLVNNAGITRDSAFKRMTFDKWNDVINTNLNSLFNVTQPVFNPMCEKGSGRIINISSINGLKGQFGQANYAAAKAGMIGFSKSLALESARSGVTVNVIAPGYTATPMVNVLKDEILDSIKAQIPLRRLATPQEIAKAVSYLASDDAAYITGETLNINGGQYMH